A single window of Serinus canaria isolate serCan28SL12 chromosome 14, serCan2020, whole genome shotgun sequence DNA harbors:
- the WIPI2 gene encoding WD repeat domain phosphoinositide-interacting protein 2 isoform X2 yields MNLAGQSGDAGSGHLLFANFNQDNTSLAVGSKSGYKFFSLSSVDKLEQIYECTDTEDVCIVERLFSSSLVAIVSLKAPRKLKVCHFKKGTEICNYSYSNTILAVKLNRQRLIVCLEESLYIHNIRDMKVLHTIRETPPNPAGLCALSINNDNCYLAYPGSATIGEVQVFDTINLRAANMIPAHDSPLAALAFDASGTKLATASEKGTVIRVFSIPEGQKLFEFRRGVKRCVSICSLAFSMDGMFLSASSNTETVHIFKLETVKEKPQEEPTTWTGYFGKVLMASTSYLPSQVTEMFNQGRAFATVRLPFCGHKNICALATIQKIPRLLVGAADGYLYMYNLDPQEGGECTLMKQHKLDGSMEPANEILESASHDRPLVAQTYSAAVTKAYTDDLGAVGGACLEDETNSLRLDEDSEHPPMILRTD; encoded by the exons ATGAACTTGGCCGGGCAGAGCGGCGACGCCGGTAGCGGCCATCTGCTCTTCGCCAACTTCAACCAGGATAACAC aTCCCTTGCGGTTGGCAGTAAATCAGGCTACaaattcttctctctttcttctgtgGACAAATTAGAGCAGATCTATGAATGCA CTGACACAGAAGATGTGTGCATTGTGGAGAGGCTCTTCTCCAGTAGTCTGGTGGCCATAGTTAGCCTTAAAGCTCCACGCAAGCTGAAAGTTTGTCACTTTAAGAAGGGGACAGAGATTTGCAACTACAGTTACTCCAACACCATCTTGGCTGTCAAACTCAATAGACAG AGGCTGATAGTATGTCTGGAAGAGTCTCTTTATATACACAACATACGAGACATGAAGGTATTACATACAATCAGGGAGACACCTCCCAATCCTGCAG GGTTGTGTGCTTTATCAATAAACAATGATAATTGCTACCTGGCCTATCCAGGAAGTGCAACTATTGGAGAAGTACAAGTCTTTGACACCATCAATCTG AGAGCTGCCAATATGATCCCAGCTCATGATAGTCCCTTGGCTGCTTTGGCATTTGATGCAAGTGGTACTAAACTTGCCACAGCCTCCGAAAAG gggACAGTAATAAGAGTGTTTTCCATTCCAGAGGGACAGAAACTCTTTGAATTCCGAAGGGGAGTGAAGAG GTGTGTGAGCATCTGTTCATTGGCTTTCAGCATGGATGGCATGTTTCTGTCTGCATCCAGTAACACAGAGACGGTGCATATCTTCAAACTTGAGACTGTGAAAGAAAA ACCTCAGGAAGAGCCTACAACCTGGACAGGTTACTTTGGAAAAGTGCTGATGGCCTCAACGAGCTATCTGCCCTCTCAAGTAACTGAGATGTTCAACCAGGGTAGAGCCTTTGCTACAGTCCGTCTGCCCTTCTGTGGGCACAAAAACATCTGTGCACTTGCCAC AATCCAGAAGATCCCTCGTTtgctggtgggagctgctgatgGATATCTGTACATGTACAACTTAGACCCCCAGGAGGGAGGCGAGTGCACACTAATGAAGCAGCACAA GCTCGATGGCAGCATGGAGCCCGCCAACGAAATTCTGGAGTCTGCATCGCACGACCGGCCGTTGGTAGCGCAGACGTACAGTGCCGCTGTGACTAAAG CCTATACGGATGacctgggtgctgtgggtggAGCTTGCCTGGAAGATGAAACCAACTCACTTAGATTGGATGAAGACAGTGAACATCCCCCCATGATCCTTCGGACAGACTAA
- the WIPI2 gene encoding WD repeat domain phosphoinositide-interacting protein 2 isoform X1, translated as MNLAGQSGDAGSGHLLFANFNQDNTSLAVGSKSGYKFFSLSSVDKLEQIYECTDTEDVCIVERLFSSSLVAIVSLKAPRKLKVCHFKKGTEICNYSYSNTILAVKLNRQRLIVCLEESLYIHNIRDMKVLHTIRETPPNPAGLCALSINNDNCYLAYPGSATIGEVQVFDTINLRAANMIPAHDSPLAALAFDASGTKLATASEKGTVIRVFSIPEGQKLFEFRRGVKRCVSICSLAFSMDGMFLSASSNTETVHIFKLETVKEKPQEEPTTWTGYFGKVLMASTSYLPSQVTEMFNQGRAFATVRLPFCGHKNICALATIQKIPRLLVGAADGYLYMYNLDPQEGGECTLMKQHKLDGSMEPANEILESASHDRPLVAQTYSAAVTKGTYVPSSPSRHAYTDDLGAVGGACLEDETNSLRLDEDSEHPPMILRTD; from the exons ATGAACTTGGCCGGGCAGAGCGGCGACGCCGGTAGCGGCCATCTGCTCTTCGCCAACTTCAACCAGGATAACAC aTCCCTTGCGGTTGGCAGTAAATCAGGCTACaaattcttctctctttcttctgtgGACAAATTAGAGCAGATCTATGAATGCA CTGACACAGAAGATGTGTGCATTGTGGAGAGGCTCTTCTCCAGTAGTCTGGTGGCCATAGTTAGCCTTAAAGCTCCACGCAAGCTGAAAGTTTGTCACTTTAAGAAGGGGACAGAGATTTGCAACTACAGTTACTCCAACACCATCTTGGCTGTCAAACTCAATAGACAG AGGCTGATAGTATGTCTGGAAGAGTCTCTTTATATACACAACATACGAGACATGAAGGTATTACATACAATCAGGGAGACACCTCCCAATCCTGCAG GGTTGTGTGCTTTATCAATAAACAATGATAATTGCTACCTGGCCTATCCAGGAAGTGCAACTATTGGAGAAGTACAAGTCTTTGACACCATCAATCTG AGAGCTGCCAATATGATCCCAGCTCATGATAGTCCCTTGGCTGCTTTGGCATTTGATGCAAGTGGTACTAAACTTGCCACAGCCTCCGAAAAG gggACAGTAATAAGAGTGTTTTCCATTCCAGAGGGACAGAAACTCTTTGAATTCCGAAGGGGAGTGAAGAG GTGTGTGAGCATCTGTTCATTGGCTTTCAGCATGGATGGCATGTTTCTGTCTGCATCCAGTAACACAGAGACGGTGCATATCTTCAAACTTGAGACTGTGAAAGAAAA ACCTCAGGAAGAGCCTACAACCTGGACAGGTTACTTTGGAAAAGTGCTGATGGCCTCAACGAGCTATCTGCCCTCTCAAGTAACTGAGATGTTCAACCAGGGTAGAGCCTTTGCTACAGTCCGTCTGCCCTTCTGTGGGCACAAAAACATCTGTGCACTTGCCAC AATCCAGAAGATCCCTCGTTtgctggtgggagctgctgatgGATATCTGTACATGTACAACTTAGACCCCCAGGAGGGAGGCGAGTGCACACTAATGAAGCAGCACAA GCTCGATGGCAGCATGGAGCCCGCCAACGAAATTCTGGAGTCTGCATCGCACGACCGGCCGTTGGTAGCGCAGACGTACAGTGCCGCTGTGACTAAAGGTACATATGTGCCTTCCTCACCCAGCAGGCATG CCTATACGGATGacctgggtgctgtgggtggAGCTTGCCTGGAAGATGAAACCAACTCACTTAGATTGGATGAAGACAGTGAACATCCCCCCATGATCCTTCGGACAGACTAA